One Kitasatospora sp. NBC_01266 genomic window carries:
- a CDS encoding DUF6603 domain-containing protein, with the protein MAERMKLLLKGRGGYPFADPLVNRNPDDLDQLQPAGGIKLARHHVIPFETLVKAWNAAIENGYNVKGSALRGGLEEFADTVVGKLETLDYTDQEKLNFPRIREFVATFKDPDSSYGSDGITLDGLDDIHSILTWIPGNLFVGPDNQNRTDDPGPKAESGSARIIGQETLTKRTEAFARLDRFSKKPKGAGMERDGVAGIKGLIEAFTPDRVWPLKAADWAKDGAKYYVRPAGALSVAVAEPPASAPALGMPQGVDFVVIGGIRLDLDTWSDESGYVLRGVTAETVRMADLLDWFGENWGVAGGIPEGLRSFDLQYLTIEVLTIPGGPEEWEFTAATEVRLGDTVMDLLVCFRHSTPAGGGASTFSLSADAGFTAAVEGTDTRLWFSGAIAKTGSGAWELSASLESNGQDLTLAQLAAAVGIDVPADLEPFVPSLSSASFAYRLPVGTAAGSLVVSAVVGRVGVVVASVPEGTGSAVARLVAVRGAVGARASDLPLVGESIPADRDVVVTGVQFCYADRAWPVGQVRALNAVVAGLPGAAQGLLPVLLDEALQGGLLIWGSLTMGGQALAPLVWRPNSTGAAALPQGWIDDPAPLDASEGAVVLGRERAAVAGRQRSDSAQELDQVFGPVRIRRVSLGYAKGRLFVAFDATLTLGPVALDMIGLGLAVDQDFTVTPVLAGAGVRIAVPPLKVTGVLEVRQDPAYEIYIAGLVAVEAGFFAMQAAGSYARSTGGWASVFLFGEAAAKGGVALFGPPAFTVTGLSGGFGVNSSVRVPKIEELPVFPLIARLDGRPEATPKEILDALTDWVRPADGQYWGAIGVQFTTFKFIDTKALALVEFGRELNVMLLGRTSITFPRNAAPGKKVHARLDLDLKLAYQQSQGLLSLDVAVGAGSFIFDPACRLTGGIAVYVWTAGTNAGDFVLSVGGYHPTFEKNLPERHPHYPRPARLGFTWSPDSKIMVKAEGYTALTPGAFMIGGRLAATYTSGLLSAWFTAYLDVLIQWNPFYLEMALGISIGVAFTIKVWFVKVRVSISVGINLALWTPPFGGRVTVKVWFISFSFDIGSKRDQPPVANWSEVRAQLPAPLAITPEQGLLADVDAGELAARRAIEAAVLVSGDGFVFTTESALPATHVYLNDALKGTADPAIAIRPMRRTGVTSEHRVTLWRNNGSQPFTPVNWTITVLRKDVASALWGAPLNKPGDALDEDTLLTKRLSGLRFEVPGPVLDPDAKTGPITSQALGVEKVNPDSKLTGRPGQTAGPAPATASGSIGTIARTIGVKQLRRDAAYAAMARLGVAPGANGPRAKYATIAADTLVRSPLLTAAN; encoded by the coding sequence GTGGCCGAGCGTATGAAGCTGTTGCTCAAAGGGCGCGGTGGCTATCCGTTCGCGGATCCGCTGGTCAACCGCAATCCGGACGACCTTGACCAGTTGCAGCCGGCCGGGGGGATCAAGCTGGCGCGCCATCACGTGATCCCGTTCGAAACGCTCGTCAAAGCATGGAACGCGGCCATCGAGAACGGGTACAACGTCAAGGGGTCCGCTCTCAGGGGCGGACTGGAGGAGTTCGCCGACACGGTGGTCGGGAAGCTCGAGACCCTGGACTACACGGACCAGGAGAAGCTCAACTTCCCTCGCATCAGGGAGTTCGTGGCTACGTTCAAGGACCCGGATTCCAGCTATGGCTCTGACGGCATCACGCTGGACGGTCTGGACGACATCCACAGCATCCTCACCTGGATTCCGGGAAACCTCTTCGTCGGCCCGGACAACCAGAACCGGACCGACGATCCGGGCCCGAAGGCCGAAAGCGGCAGCGCACGGATCATCGGCCAGGAGACGCTCACCAAACGGACTGAGGCCTTCGCCAGGCTGGACCGGTTCAGCAAGAAGCCAAAGGGCGCGGGGATGGAACGCGACGGCGTGGCGGGCATCAAAGGCCTCATCGAGGCTTTCACCCCGGACCGGGTATGGCCGCTGAAAGCCGCCGACTGGGCGAAGGACGGCGCCAAGTACTACGTCCGGCCCGCTGGAGCCCTGTCCGTCGCGGTGGCGGAGCCGCCGGCCAGCGCACCGGCACTGGGCATGCCACAGGGGGTTGATTTCGTCGTCATCGGTGGCATCCGGCTGGATCTGGACACCTGGTCCGATGAGAGCGGCTACGTGCTTCGCGGGGTGACCGCGGAAACCGTTCGGATGGCTGACCTCCTCGATTGGTTCGGCGAGAACTGGGGCGTGGCGGGTGGAATCCCGGAGGGCCTGCGGAGTTTCGACCTGCAGTACCTGACGATCGAGGTGCTGACGATCCCCGGCGGCCCGGAGGAATGGGAGTTCACCGCAGCCACCGAAGTCCGCCTCGGCGACACGGTGATGGACCTGCTCGTCTGCTTCCGGCATTCGACCCCGGCCGGCGGCGGGGCCTCGACGTTCTCGCTGTCCGCGGATGCCGGATTCACCGCCGCTGTCGAAGGCACGGACACCCGGCTGTGGTTCAGTGGCGCGATCGCCAAGACAGGCTCAGGGGCCTGGGAACTGAGCGCTTCGCTGGAGAGCAACGGCCAGGATCTGACGCTGGCGCAGCTGGCCGCCGCCGTCGGAATCGATGTCCCCGCGGACCTGGAACCCTTCGTTCCATCGTTGAGCTCGGCGTCGTTCGCCTATCGCCTTCCCGTGGGGACCGCCGCGGGGTCGCTGGTGGTGTCGGCGGTCGTCGGCCGGGTGGGGGTGGTGGTGGCGTCGGTGCCCGAGGGCACCGGGTCGGCGGTCGCTCGGCTGGTGGCGGTCCGAGGGGCGGTGGGGGCCCGGGCATCCGATCTGCCTCTGGTGGGCGAGAGCATCCCTGCGGATCGCGATGTGGTCGTGACGGGAGTGCAGTTCTGCTACGCGGATCGCGCCTGGCCGGTCGGCCAGGTCCGGGCGCTGAACGCCGTGGTCGCGGGCTTGCCCGGGGCCGCACAGGGACTGCTGCCCGTCCTGTTGGACGAGGCGCTGCAAGGCGGCCTGCTCATCTGGGGGTCGCTGACGATGGGCGGCCAAGCGCTGGCGCCACTGGTCTGGAGGCCGAACAGCACCGGGGCCGCTGCTCTGCCGCAGGGCTGGATCGATGACCCGGCGCCGCTGGACGCGTCCGAGGGCGCGGTCGTGCTGGGACGCGAACGCGCCGCTGTTGCGGGGCGGCAGCGTAGCGATTCAGCCCAGGAGCTGGATCAGGTCTTCGGGCCGGTGCGGATCCGCCGGGTGAGCCTGGGCTACGCGAAGGGTCGGCTGTTCGTCGCCTTCGACGCGACTCTCACGCTCGGACCGGTGGCGCTGGACATGATCGGCCTGGGCCTGGCGGTGGACCAGGACTTCACCGTCACGCCGGTGCTGGCCGGGGCGGGGGTGCGGATCGCGGTGCCGCCGCTGAAGGTGACCGGCGTGCTGGAGGTGCGTCAGGACCCGGCCTACGAGATCTACATCGCTGGCCTGGTGGCGGTGGAGGCCGGGTTCTTCGCGATGCAGGCGGCCGGCAGCTACGCCCGCAGCACCGGCGGTTGGGCGTCGGTGTTCCTGTTCGGCGAGGCGGCGGCCAAGGGCGGGGTCGCGCTGTTCGGGCCGCCGGCCTTCACCGTCACCGGGCTGTCGGGAGGCTTCGGCGTCAACAGCTCGGTGCGGGTGCCGAAGATCGAGGAACTGCCCGTCTTCCCGCTGATCGCCCGGCTGGACGGTCGCCCGGAGGCCACCCCCAAGGAGATCCTGGACGCGCTGACGGACTGGGTACGCCCGGCGGACGGCCAGTACTGGGGCGCGATCGGCGTCCAGTTCACCACGTTCAAGTTCATCGACACCAAGGCGCTGGCGCTGGTGGAGTTCGGCCGCGAGCTGAACGTCATGCTGCTGGGCCGCACCTCCATCACGTTCCCGCGCAACGCGGCCCCGGGAAAGAAGGTGCACGCGCGCCTGGACCTGGACCTCAAGCTCGCCTACCAGCAGTCCCAGGGCCTGCTGTCGCTGGACGTGGCGGTCGGCGCGGGCTCGTTCATCTTCGACCCGGCCTGCCGGCTGACCGGCGGGATCGCGGTGTACGTGTGGACCGCCGGGACGAACGCCGGGGACTTCGTGCTCAGCGTGGGCGGCTACCACCCCACGTTCGAGAAGAACCTGCCCGAGCGCCACCCGCACTACCCGAGGCCGGCCCGGCTGGGCTTCACCTGGTCGCCGGACAGCAAGATCATGGTGAAGGCGGAGGGCTACACCGCGCTCACCCCCGGCGCGTTCATGATCGGCGGTCGGCTCGCCGCGACCTACACCTCCGGTCTGCTGTCCGCGTGGTTCACCGCGTATCTGGACGTGCTGATCCAGTGGAACCCGTTCTACCTGGAGATGGCGCTGGGGATCAGCATCGGCGTGGCGTTCACCATCAAGGTGTGGTTCGTCAAGGTCCGGGTCTCGATCTCGGTCGGCATCAACCTGGCGCTGTGGACGCCGCCGTTCGGCGGCCGGGTCACCGTGAAGGTCTGGTTCATCTCCTTCAGCTTCGACATCGGCTCCAAGCGCGACCAACCGCCGGTCGCCAACTGGTCGGAGGTCCGCGCGCAGTTGCCCGCGCCGCTGGCCATCACGCCGGAGCAGGGCCTGCTGGCGGACGTGGACGCGGGTGAACTCGCGGCCCGCCGCGCCATCGAGGCGGCGGTGCTGGTCTCCGGCGACGGCTTCGTCTTCACCACCGAGTCCGCGCTGCCGGCCACCCACGTCTACCTCAACGACGCGCTCAAGGGGACGGCGGATCCTGCCATCGCGATCCGGCCGATGCGCCGGACCGGGGTGACCTCCGAGCACCGCGTCACCCTCTGGCGCAACAACGGGAGCCAGCCGTTCACTCCGGTGAACTGGACCATCACCGTGCTCCGCAAGGACGTGGCCAGCGCCCTGTGGGGCGCGCCGCTGAACAAGCCCGGCGACGCGCTGGACGAGGACACCCTGCTCACCAAGCGGCTCAGCGGGCTGCGCTTCGAGGTCCCGGGGCCCGTGCTCGACCCCGACGCCAAGACCGGCCCGATCACCTCCCAGGCCCTGGGCGTGGAGAAGGTGAACCCGGACAGCAAGTTGACCGGTCGGCCCGGCCAGACCGCCGGCCCCGCCCCCGCCACCGCTTCGGGAAGCATCGGCACCATCGCGCGCACGATCGGCGTCAAGCAGCTCAGGCGCGACGCCGCCTACGCCGCGATGGCCCGCCTCGGCGTGGCGCCCGGCGCCAACGGCCCCCGCGCGAAGTACGCCACGATCGCCGCCGACACCCTCGTCCGATCGCCGCTGCTCACCGCGGCCAACTGA